One window of the Chryseotalea sp. WA131a genome contains the following:
- a CDS encoding class I SAM-dependent methyltransferase gives MNLQLLSPDSWQDYELLDSGSFEKLERFGKYILIRPEPQAIWEPGLSEDEWQHVAHAHFTREQKENYRFGEDIKGGWKKLKPIPDSWDVTYKYNKLSIKLRLSLTNFGHVGIFPEQGENWNFIYDTITSWAMPQPKVLNLFAYTGAASVVAKAAGADVMHVDASRPGLNWANENMKQNNLDNIRWVHEDALKFVKREAKRGKKYSGIIMDPPPYGRGPEGEKWSLEEKLNELIFLSSQLLEKENSFFILSMYAVGLSAMVGQNVVTTHFKNVKVECGEFFLKPKEGNSLPMGTFVRFKS, from the coding sequence TTGAATTTACAACTTCTTAGTCCCGACTCTTGGCAAGATTATGAATTGCTCGACTCGGGCTCTTTTGAAAAGCTAGAGCGTTTTGGAAAATATATTTTGATTCGCCCCGAGCCACAAGCGATTTGGGAGCCCGGTCTGTCAGAAGATGAATGGCAACACGTGGCACATGCACATTTTACGCGCGAGCAAAAAGAAAATTATCGCTTTGGCGAAGATATTAAAGGTGGATGGAAAAAATTGAAACCCATTCCTGATAGTTGGGACGTAACCTACAAGTACAATAAACTCTCCATCAAACTTCGACTTAGCCTCACCAATTTTGGGCATGTGGGCATTTTTCCGGAGCAAGGCGAGAATTGGAATTTTATTTATGATACCATTACTAGCTGGGCGATGCCGCAACCTAAAGTGTTAAATCTTTTTGCTTATACAGGCGCAGCATCGGTAGTGGCCAAAGCAGCTGGCGCGGATGTGATGCACGTAGATGCCTCTCGCCCTGGATTGAATTGGGCCAATGAGAACATGAAGCAAAACAATTTAGATAACATTCGGTGGGTGCATGAAGATGCTTTGAAATTTGTGAAACGCGAGGCCAAGCGAGGCAAAAAATACAGTGGCATTATCATGGACCCACCACCGTATGGACGTGGGCCAGAAGGGGAGAAGTGGTCGCTGGAGGAGAAGCTCAATGAACTTATTTTTTTGAGCAGCCAGTTATTGGAGAAAGAAAATTCCTTTTTCATTTTGTCGATGTATGCCGTTGGGCTTTCAGCGATGGTGGGGCAAAATGTGGTGACCACCCATTTTAAAAACGTGAAAGTAGAATGCGGAGAATTCTTTTTAAAACCAAAGGAGGGCAATAGTTTGCCGATGGGTACGTTTGTGAGGTTCAAAAGTTAA
- a CDS encoding RNA methyltransferase, translating to MFLIEGSREVRLALEAGYKVGNIFYCEEIIAKGNLGFDLTDNKLVIPVSREVFEKLAVREDSGGVLAVAEMKPHGLEQISLSKNPLLLILEGVEKPGNLGAILRTADAAGVDAVIICDPQTDFYNPNVIRSSVGCVFTKQIAAASSEQTIAWLKKNNIDIYCTYLSASQIYHQVNYRKPSAIVMGTEATGLSETWVKNATANIIIPMHGKIDSMNVSNAAAVVVFEAVRQRET from the coding sequence TTGTTTTTGATAGAAGGAAGCCGCGAAGTACGGTTGGCACTCGAGGCCGGCTATAAAGTCGGCAACATATTTTACTGCGAAGAAATCATTGCCAAGGGCAACTTGGGCTTTGACTTAACCGACAATAAATTGGTCATTCCCGTTTCACGCGAAGTGTTTGAAAAACTGGCGGTACGAGAAGATTCGGGTGGGGTACTTGCGGTAGCTGAAATGAAGCCGCATGGATTGGAGCAAATTTCGTTAAGCAAAAATCCATTGCTCTTGATTTTAGAGGGTGTAGAAAAACCCGGAAACCTGGGCGCCATTCTTCGCACGGCCGATGCCGCGGGAGTGGATGCCGTTATCATTTGCGATCCTCAAACGGATTTTTACAATCCCAATGTTATTCGCTCCAGTGTAGGCTGTGTTTTTACCAAACAAATAGCGGCAGCTTCATCTGAGCAAACCATTGCTTGGCTAAAGAAGAATAACATCGATATCTATTGCACCTATCTTTCGGCTTCACAAATCTATCATCAAGTTAATTACCGGAAGCCCTCCGCTATTGTCATGGGCACCGAAGCAACCGGTCTTTCGGAGACTTGGGTGAAGAACGCAACAGCTAACATCATCATCCCAATGCACGGAAAAATTGACAGCATGAATGTATCGAATGCAGCTGCTGTGGTGGTATTTGAAGCCGTGAGGCAGCGAGAAACTTAA